One part of the Segnochrobactrum spirostomi genome encodes these proteins:
- a CDS encoding PepSY domain-containing protein, translating to MRIYLAAAFVVVSAAAAFADSDRPVTDAERAKIVDALKAQGCTIGGTVEFDDDGYFKADNAQCSDGHVYDFKFRSSDYQLLEKDFEH from the coding sequence ATGCGCATCTACCTCGCCGCTGCTTTCGTCGTCGTCTCGGCCGCCGCGGCCTTCGCCGATTCCGATCGCCCGGTGACCGACGCCGAGCGCGCCAAGATCGTGGACGCGCTGAAGGCTCAGGGCTGCACCATTGGTGGAACCGTCGAGTTCGACGACGACGGATACTTCAAGGCGGACAACGCTCAGTGCTCGGACGGCCACGTCTACGACTTCAAGTTCCGCAGTTCGGATTATCAGTTGCTCGAGAAGGACTTCGAGCACTGA
- a CDS encoding MFS transporter: protein MVRPAPRLPRGLTILFCLSEFWINAAAPADRRGVALGIYGTMLSLGFTLGPVILSVVGTQGFTPFALSTAIMLLTLLPILAGRDHQPLVEGKSAGSILHYLWVAPAATFAALVFGAVDSGILSLLPVYGIGVGLSVSTSTFLISALGLGLCVAQIPIGFLADRMDKRLLLFLLTLGSLAVAVAIPFANGDPTALWIGLFCWGALITGLYTVGLALLGARFSGASLASANAAFILLYAVGMLIGPSTMGFGLDTFGPNGIFHVAAGFLTLYAIITVLRLRRDG from the coding sequence GTGGTTCGTCCTGCGCCTCGTCTTCCACGGGGGCTGACGATCCTGTTCTGTCTCTCGGAATTCTGGATCAACGCCGCCGCCCCTGCCGATCGGCGCGGCGTCGCGCTCGGCATCTACGGCACGATGCTCTCCCTCGGCTTCACGCTCGGGCCGGTCATCCTCAGCGTCGTCGGCACCCAGGGCTTCACACCGTTCGCCTTGAGCACCGCGATCATGCTGCTGACGCTCCTGCCGATCCTCGCGGGGCGCGACCACCAGCCGCTGGTCGAGGGCAAGAGCGCCGGCTCGATCCTTCACTATCTCTGGGTCGCGCCGGCGGCGACCTTCGCTGCGCTCGTGTTCGGTGCGGTCGATTCCGGCATCCTGTCGCTGCTGCCGGTGTACGGGATCGGGGTCGGGCTCAGCGTCTCCACCTCGACCTTCCTCATCTCCGCGCTCGGCCTCGGCCTGTGCGTCGCACAGATCCCGATCGGCTTCCTCGCCGACCGGATGGACAAGCGCCTGCTCCTCTTCCTGCTCACCCTCGGCTCGCTCGCGGTCGCGGTCGCGATCCCCTTCGCCAACGGCGACCCGACGGCGCTCTGGATCGGCCTGTTCTGCTGGGGCGCGCTGATCACCGGCCTCTACACGGTCGGGCTCGCCCTGCTTGGCGCACGTTTCTCCGGAGCGTCCCTCGCCTCGGCCAACGCCGCGTTCATCCTGCTCTACGCGGTCGGCATGCTGATCGGGCCGTCGACGATGGGCTTCGGGCTCGACACCTTCGGCCCGAACGGCATCTTCCACGTCGCGGCGGGCTTCCTCACGCTCTATGCCATCATCACGGTGCTTCGCCTGCGACGGGACGGCTGA